The Haloprofundus salinisoli region GCCCGACAGCGCGACGCCGCTCGGATGGCCGCACGCACTCCGACTGGCGACGGTGGCGCTCGCGGACGAGCTCGGAATCGACGTGGGCGTCCGCGCGGCGACGCTCGCCGACTGAGCGGCGCAGCACGGGCTCCTGCGGCTACGGTTACCTACCGGACGGCGTTCCCGCGGCTACGACTGCGTGAGTTTCCGAAACGAAGAGAACTGAAACCGGACCCGACCGCCGCGGTTACGCCGACGGGGTCGTGACCGTCTCGGTCTGCCGTCGGTACGCCAACGACTCACCGCTGGTGCCGTCGAAGAGGTGGGCGTCGCTCTCGTCGAACGTGATGGCGACCGAGTCGTCGGGTTCGGGTTCGACGCTGGAGTCGACGCGGGCGATGAAGTCGGGCGCGAGGTCCAAGTAGAGGTAGTTGTCGCTCCCGATGGGTTCGATGACCTCGACGGTCGCCTCGATGCCGTCGGGGGCGTCGGTGACGAACACGTCCTCGGGACGGATACCGAACGAGAGTCGGTCACCGTCGGAGACGCTCGGGTAGTCGGCGGCGTCGAGACGGTAGTCGAACCGTCCCGAGTCGTCTTCGAGACGAACCGTGTTCCCGGAGACGCCGGCGAGTACGTCGATGAAGTTCATCGACGGCGACCCGACGAACCCGCCGACGAACTTGTTGGCGGGGGTCTGGTAGACGTCCTTCGGCGCGCCGACCTGCTGGAGCTCGCCGTCTTTGAGGATGACGATGCGGTCGCCCATCGTCATCGCCTCCTCCTGGTCGTGGGTGACGTAGATGGACGTGGTACCGAGGTCGTTCTGGAGTCGCTGGATCTCGGTTCGCATCGTCGTCCGGAGCTTCGCGTCGAGGTTCGACAGCGGTTCGTCGAAGAGGAACACGTCGGGTTCGCGGACGATAGCACGGCCGAGGGCGACGCGCTGTTTCTGCCCGCCGGAGAGCTCGTTCGGCCGGTCGTCGAGGAGCTCTTCGATGCCCATCATCTCGGCCGTCTCGCGGACGCGTTCGCGCCGTTCGTCCTTCGAGAGGTCGGTGCTCATCCGGAGGCCGAACGCCATGTTCTGTCTGACCGTCTTGTGCGGGTAGAGCGCGTAGTTCTGGAACACCATCGCCACGTCCCGCTTGCGGGCGTGGACGTTCGTCACGTCCTCGCTGTCGATGGTGATGCGCCCCGAGGTCGGTTGCTCTAACCCCGCGAGCATCCGCAGCGTCGTCGACTTCCCGCACCCCGAGGGACCGACGACGGTGATGAACTCGCCGTCGGCGACGTCGAGGGAGACGTCGTCGACGGCGACGATCTGGCCGTTGTCGAACTCCTTTCTGAGATTATCGAGCGTTACAGTTCCCATTGTCTCCACGAGTGGAGAGCCGATGGTATAGTTCTTACTCTCAAATCGGAATTTGTGACGCATAATTTCGTAGTAGATTTCGGCGAGACGGGGGACGAACCGGGATTTATTTGTCGTGAAAGTTGGCGGAGGATACGGAATTCGGGCTCTAAACGGCCCAACGGTTCCGAACTCTGATTGTGTTAACAATCATGCCATATCCGAAGTTTTAAGGTGTGAACTACTTATTCATCTCATATTCATCCATGACAATGGACCGCAGAACCGTGCTAAAGAACCTCGGCGTCGCCTCCGGTATCGGCGCGCTCGCGGGTTGTGTCGGTGTACAAGAGCAGGGCGAGACGGACTCCTCTGGCGGCGACGGCAACTCCGGCGGAGACGGGGGCGGTAACCAGAGCGGCTCCGACGGCACGGAGTCGTCCGGCCCGGCCGGGACTGCGAAGGCGTGGTACGCGCTCTCCGATACGGAGCTTCCGACCCGTGAGCAGAACATCGAGAAGTTCAACGAGCAGTCTCAGCACACCATCGAGGGTGCGGACATCTCGGACATGCGCAAGAAGACGACCAGCGCCATCCCGGCCGGTCAGGGTCCGAAGACGTTCGAGTGGGCGCACGACCTGGCGGGCGACTACCTCGACCGCGGGTTCATCGTCGACCGCAGCAACTCGCTGAACGTCAGCCTCGACGAGTTCACGGGGACGGCCGCAGAAGCGGCGCAGTTCGACGGCAACGTCGTCGGTCTCCCGCACACCGCCGAGACGGTCGCGCTCATCTACAACACCGACATCGTCGACGAAGCCCCGGAGACGGTCGCCGACATGCAGTCGGTGATGGACGAGTTCCACGACCCGGCGAACAACCAGTACGGCATGGGGATGCCCTTCGCGGACCCGTACTTCCTGAGCGCGTGGGCGCACGCCTTCGGCGGGTACTACTTCGACTTCGAGAAGGACGAGCAGCTCGGCGTCGACAAGGACGAGACCGTCCGGGGCGTCCGGTTCGCCGTCGACAACTTCGTTCCGTACATGCCGAACGACCCGGCGTACGAACCGCAGGCGTCGGCGTTCGCGGAGGGGAACGCCGCCTTCGCCATCAACGGCCCGTGGTACCTCAACACGCTCAACGAGAAGGGCATCAACTACGAAGTCGTCAAACTCCCGAAACCGGAGGGCGGAGAGCCGCGTCCGTACACCGGTATCACCCTCTGGTACTTCTCGAAGGGTATGGAGGAGGACGACGCCGGCACCGCCGCCGCCCAGGAGTTCATCGAGTGGTACGTCACCAACGAGGACATCCAGCGACAGGCCGCCGAGGAGACCGGGAGCATTCCCGTCCTGAAGAGCGTCGCCGAAAGCGGTGACCTCTCGGAGAACGTCCAAGGGTTCTCCGATTCGGTCGCCCAGGGCTACCCGATGCCGGCGCACCCGAAGATGAACCAGGTGTGGGACCCGGTGAAAGCGGCGCTCACGAAGGGTTTCAACGGCAAGGACGTCGAACAGGCGATGAACGCGGCCGCACAGGAAATCCGTAACAACTGGGAGTAATCACGACGAACAATGAGCACCGTTTCACGCGTTGCGCGGCGGGTCGAGGACGTTCCCTTCCTCGACAAGCGGGACGCGTCGCTTCTCTTCGTTCTGCCGGGACTGTTCATCTTCTCGGCGTTCATGCTGTTTCCGATACTGTACCTCATCGGCATCTCGTTCACGGACGCCGCGCCGTCGAACCTGTTCGCCGGCGAGGGTGCGCTGTCGGTTCTGACGTTCGGAGAGGCGACGTTCATCGGCATAGAGAACTACGTCGACGTACTCACGGATCCGGTCTTCTGGAACTCCTTCGGGGTGACGTGGCTGTTCGTCGCCACGAGCGTCACGCTGAAAATCGCACTGAGCCTCGGCATCGCACTCGTCGTCACCGGCGAGCGCGTCCGTGGCAAGCGCGTCATGCGCTCGCTCATCATTCTCCCGATGGGTTTGCCCGCGATTTTCACGATCACCGTCTGGCGCGGTATCTTCAGTTCCGCGCAGTTCGGGTTGGCCAACCAGATACTGCGTTCGCTCGGCTTCGACACCGTCTCGTGGTTGAGCGACCGCTGGATGGCGTTCCTGGCGTACAACGTCACGGAGGCGTGGCTGGCGTACCCGTTCATGGTCATCATCACCGTGAGCGCGCTCCAGGACGTCCCGGACGAACTGCACGAGGCGGCGATGGTCGACGGCGCGGGGTACTTCTCGCGCTTCCTACACGTCACACTCCCGTCTATCAAGAAGCCGGTGCTGTTCGCCTCCATCCTGACGGCGGCAGCGTCGTTCCAGCAGTTCCTCATCCCGTTCGTCTTCAACGAGGGCGGGCCGGCGAGAGCGAACGAACTCATCGTCGTCTACGGCTACCGCGAAGCGCTGTCGTTCGCCGAGTACGGCCGCGGGGCGGCGATTAGCATCATCGCCGTCGTCTTCATCGGCGCGTTCATGTGGCTCAACGTCAAACGCGGCCGCCTCGCCGACGGGGTGAGCGACGCGTGAGCCTCCTTGACGGCGTCGGCCGGAAACTGAAAGAGGACGCGCACAACGTCGTCACGACGCCTATCGAGGCGCTTCGTGACGCGCGCTACACCGTCGGTGCGATCCGGCGCGGCGAGGTGTCGCCGGTCAAACCGCTGAAGAGCCTCGGCGCGACCATCGGCGCGCTGCTTCTGGTGTCGGCGTTGTTGTTCCCCATCTACTGGATTCTCATCGCGGCACTGTCGGGTACCGGCGGCTCCATCTACTCGTCGAGCGGCCTGCGACTGCTGCCCGAGCAACCGTCGCTCGTGCCGTTTCTCTGGGTTATCGGCGACCTCATCGTCCCCGGATACTCCATCAGCGTCAACGTCCCACTGAGCGACCTCGCGGTCGTGTTCAACACGCCGCAACTCGTCTTCCTGGACGTGAGCGCGATCGAACCGCGGACGGTCGGTCGCGTCGTCGTCGGCGGCGTCGAGATGTTCCCCGGTTTCGAACTCGCGCCCGTCGAGAACCCCTCGACGTTCAAGCAGTTCTTCGGGAACAGCCTCTCGGTGGCGATTCCGACGGTCGTCCTGGCGATGTGTCTCATCATCCCGGCGTCGTACGCGCTGTCGCGCCGCGAGTTCATCTTCCGCCGCAAAATTCTGTTCCTCTACGTGCTGTTGACGCAGGTCGGCGGCGGCCTCGGCATCGCGCTGCTGATCGGACTGTACACGGTGTACGTCCAACTCGGCATCAACGACAGCAAACTCGCGCTCGCAGTCTACTACGCGGCGACGGCGGTGCCGTTCAACACGTGGCTGTTGAAAACGTACATGGATGGGATCCCCGTCTCCTACGAGGAGGCAGCCGTCGTCGACGGCGCGCCACCGTGGCGCGTCGTCACCGAGGTCATCCTGCCGCTGTCGGCGGCGGGGCTGGCGACGGTGTTCATCTTCACCTTCCTGACGGGGTGGACGGAGTTCGTCGTCGCACAGACGCTGCTCGGGACGGATAACTACACGTTGCCGGTGGGACTGTTCTCGCTCGTCAACGAGTACTCCATCCCGTGGGCGCGGTTTTCGGCGTTCGCGCTGACGTTCGCCGCACCCATCATGCTCGTCTACCTGTTCGCCCAGCGCTACATCGAGGGCGGCCTGTCGTTCAGCGGCATGGAAGGGTAGCGAGCGAACCGACGACCTCCGATTTTCCGGTAGGAATCGCTCGCTGACGCGGTGGACGCGCGACGGGAGAACGCGCGCGCATCGTGCAAGATGATCACACGCGAACCGCTCGGATTCGAAGTTCTTAAACGGCGATGACGGAAACTACGAACAACTCGCTGGACGACGGGCCGCCAGTGGGCACCCGACCCCGCCACGTGCGGACGGGACGAAATGTGGCCACCGAGGTCTCGTACCTCCCGGCTGAATCGCAAGCGCCCGTGGTGATACACATGGCAAAAAGCTTCTACTCCCACATCAAGGACGCGTGGAAGACCCCCGGCGACGGCAAACTCGCCGAACTCCAGTGGCAGCGAAAACAGGAATGGCGCCGACAGGGCGCAATCGAACGCATCGAGCGCCCGACGCGCCTCGACAAGGCCCGAGAACTCGGCTACAAGGCCAAGCAGGGTATCGTCGTCGTGCGCGTCTCGGTGCGCAAAGGTAACGCCCGCAAGCGCCGCCACAAGGCGGGTCGCCGCTCGAAGCGTCAGGGTGTCAACCGCATCGGTCGCCGCAAGAGCATCCAGCGCATTGCCGAGGAGCGCGCCTCCCGGAAGTACGTCAACCTCCGCCTGCTCAACTCCTACTGGGTCGGCGAGGACGGTTCGCAGAAGTGGTTCGAGATGATCCTCGTGGACCCGAACCACCCCGCGATTCAGAACGACGACGACCTCAACTGGATCTGCTCGGACAAGCACAAGGGTCGCGCCTTCCGCGGCCTCACCAACGAGGGCAAGAAGAACCGCGGCCTCAACAACCGCGGCAAAGGCACCGAGCACAACCGCCCGAGCGTCACCAGCGGCAAGAGTCGCGGCAAGTAACCCTCGCCCGCCTCCGGTCCGCGGTGCACCGATTCTCCCCGTTATCGTCGCTCGTAGCGACCGCTCTCGCTCCGTCGACGCACGAAGCGCCGAGCCTCAGCCGAGAACACCCTCTTCGACCAGTTGTAGGCCTCTGCGACGCGCTCGGCCAGTTCCTCTTTCGAATGAAACACCGAGAGGTGGTGAGCGAGGTCGGTTACGTCCTTACGACAGGTCGGACACCGGCTAGGAAAGCTCTCTCCCGCCAGGATTCGAAGCTCGACGGAAAAGAAAGACCGCTTATTCGATCGTGTCGACCGTCTCGGCGGGTTCGGCCACGTCGTCGGTCGATTCGGTCGCGGGCGAGGCCGCAGGGTTCGCCCGTTTGCCGCTTCCGAGAAGCGACAGCGCCGCGCCGAACAGCGCGGCGTTTTTGATGAACGCGTTTCGCTCGTTCATGCGATCCTCGTCCTCCATGTTCCAGAAGTCGTGTATCGTCGG contains the following coding sequences:
- a CDS encoding ABC transporter ATP-binding protein, which produces MGTVTLDNLRKEFDNGQIVAVDDVSLDVADGEFITVVGPSGCGKSTTLRMLAGLEQPTSGRITIDSEDVTNVHARKRDVAMVFQNYALYPHKTVRQNMAFGLRMSTDLSKDERRERVRETAEMMGIEELLDDRPNELSGGQKQRVALGRAIVREPDVFLFDEPLSNLDAKLRTTMRTEIQRLQNDLGTTSIYVTHDQEEAMTMGDRIVILKDGELQQVGAPKDVYQTPANKFVGGFVGSPSMNFIDVLAGVSGNTVRLEDDSGRFDYRLDAADYPSVSDGDRLSFGIRPEDVFVTDAPDGIEATVEVIEPIGSDNYLYLDLAPDFIARVDSSVEPEPDDSVAITFDESDAHLFDGTSGESLAYRRQTETVTTPSA
- a CDS encoding extracellular solute-binding protein, whose protein sequence is MTMDRRTVLKNLGVASGIGALAGCVGVQEQGETDSSGGDGNSGGDGGGNQSGSDGTESSGPAGTAKAWYALSDTELPTREQNIEKFNEQSQHTIEGADISDMRKKTTSAIPAGQGPKTFEWAHDLAGDYLDRGFIVDRSNSLNVSLDEFTGTAAEAAQFDGNVVGLPHTAETVALIYNTDIVDEAPETVADMQSVMDEFHDPANNQYGMGMPFADPYFLSAWAHAFGGYYFDFEKDEQLGVDKDETVRGVRFAVDNFVPYMPNDPAYEPQASAFAEGNAAFAINGPWYLNTLNEKGINYEVVKLPKPEGGEPRPYTGITLWYFSKGMEEDDAGTAAAQEFIEWYVTNEDIQRQAAEETGSIPVLKSVAESGDLSENVQGFSDSVAQGYPMPAHPKMNQVWDPVKAALTKGFNGKDVEQAMNAAAQEIRNNWE
- a CDS encoding carbohydrate ABC transporter permease yields the protein MSTVSRVARRVEDVPFLDKRDASLLFVLPGLFIFSAFMLFPILYLIGISFTDAAPSNLFAGEGALSVLTFGEATFIGIENYVDVLTDPVFWNSFGVTWLFVATSVTLKIALSLGIALVVTGERVRGKRVMRSLIILPMGLPAIFTITVWRGIFSSAQFGLANQILRSLGFDTVSWLSDRWMAFLAYNVTEAWLAYPFMVIITVSALQDVPDELHEAAMVDGAGYFSRFLHVTLPSIKKPVLFASILTAAASFQQFLIPFVFNEGGPARANELIVVYGYREALSFAEYGRGAAISIIAVVFIGAFMWLNVKRGRLADGVSDA
- a CDS encoding sugar ABC transporter permease; protein product: MSLLDGVGRKLKEDAHNVVTTPIEALRDARYTVGAIRRGEVSPVKPLKSLGATIGALLLVSALLFPIYWILIAALSGTGGSIYSSSGLRLLPEQPSLVPFLWVIGDLIVPGYSISVNVPLSDLAVVFNTPQLVFLDVSAIEPRTVGRVVVGGVEMFPGFELAPVENPSTFKQFFGNSLSVAIPTVVLAMCLIIPASYALSRREFIFRRKILFLYVLLTQVGGGLGIALLIGLYTVYVQLGINDSKLALAVYYAATAVPFNTWLLKTYMDGIPVSYEEAAVVDGAPPWRVVTEVILPLSAAGLATVFIFTFLTGWTEFVVAQTLLGTDNYTLPVGLFSLVNEYSIPWARFSAFALTFAAPIMLVYLFAQRYIEGGLSFSGMEG
- a CDS encoding 50S ribosomal protein L15e, with product MAKSFYSHIKDAWKTPGDGKLAELQWQRKQEWRRQGAIERIERPTRLDKARELGYKAKQGIVVVRVSVRKGNARKRRHKAGRRSKRQGVNRIGRRKSIQRIAEERASRKYVNLRLLNSYWVGEDGSQKWFEMILVDPNHPAIQNDDDLNWICSDKHKGRAFRGLTNEGKKNRGLNNRGKGTEHNRPSVTSGKSRGK